The genomic interval TCGAACATGTCCGAGTAGACGACCACGAAGCGACGGAAGCCGTGGCCGGAGGCGAAGGCGTTGATCAGACCGTTGCCAAGGACCACGTAGGCATCGGGTACGCGCCGCAGACCGTGGTGGGCGGCCGCCTCGGCCACCATGCGGTAGCCCTCGGGGAACTGGGTGGGCGACATCCGGATGCCCGCGGCGCGCTGCTGCGCGTACAGCAGTGCGCGGGAGATCCAGAGGATGAGCGGCAGCAGCATCACGATCGCGAACAGCTGGATCACGAGGGAGCCGAAGGGACCCGTCTGCAGGTCCAGGAGCGTCGGCCCCTCCCCGCGGATCGCGTTGACGATGCTCATCACCACGAGGATCGTCCACAGCAGGTAGGCGCTGAGGGTCACGACGATGCCCACGATCAGCAGCGGGATCTCCCACGGGTGGCGGATGCCCCGCTGGCCGAGGATCCCGTGCGTCGTCGCGCCGTTGACGAGGTTCGGCGCGGACGGTCCGCCGGGCGATGCGCCGCCACCGGGACCGAAGCCTCCGCCCGACGGCGGACCACCAGGGAGGCCAGGGCCGCCGGGCGTTCCCGGGCCGCCCGGCGAACCGGGGCCGCCGGGGGATCCGGGACCGCCGGGGTACCCGGGCGCGCCCGGCGAGCCGGAACCGCCCGCGAAGGGCGGTTCACCGGCTGAGGCGGGGTCGCCGGCGGACGGCTGCCCCTGCGGGGAGGACGGGGGATACGTCATGGAGGGCTCCTCGGAGGTCGACGGTGCGATCACACGGTAGCGCTCGGAACGTTCCATGCGACATCGACCTCGGTCGATGACCGGTCTGCCCTCGTCGGAGGCCGAGCGGCCCTGCAGGGGGTCGCCGTCACAGATGGGTCGCGAAGTGCTCCGCGATCGCGTGCTGAAGGCGGATCCGGTTCTCCGGGTTGCCGAACCCATGCCCCTCGTCGTCGGCCAGCAGATAGCGCACCGCGACGCCGCGTTCGCGCAGTGAGGCGACGATCGTGTCGGACTCGGTGCGCTGGACCCGGGCGTCGTTCGCGCCGTGGGCGATCAGCAGGGGCGTGCTGATCCGGTCGACGTGGGTGAGCGGCGAGCGGGCGCGCATCTCCGCCTCCTGCGCCGCGTCCTCGGGGTCGCCGACGTAGGTGAGCCAGTTGCTGCGCAGGTAGGGGCGGCTCACCGGCGGCAGGCTCCGCAGGAAGCTCGCGAGGTCGGCGATGCCGACGATGTCCACGGCCGCGGAGAAGCGCTCCGGGGTGAAGGCGGCACCGACCAGTGCCGCGTAGCCGCCGTAGGAGCCGCCGAGGATGCCCAGGCGGTCAGGGTCTGCGATCCCCTGTGCGACCGCCCAGTCCACCGCGTCGAGGAGGTCGTCGTGCATCGCCCCGGCGAACTCGCCGACCGCGGCGAGGGTGTGGCGCCTGCCGTACCCGGAGGAGCCGCGGAAGTTCACCTGCAGCACCGCATACCCGCGGCTCGCCAGGAACTGGGACTGGGGGCTGAAGCCCCAGCTGTCGTGCACCCACGGCCCGCCGTGCACCTCGAGCACGAGGGGCAGGTCCCGCGGCGGGCGTCCGGGCGGCAGGGTGAGGAAGCCGTCCAGAGGCAGACCGTCGCGGGCGGTGAGCGAGACGGGCTCCATGGGGGCGAGATCCTGCGGGTCCAGGTGCGGCGAGGAAGGGGAGAGTCGGCGGCTCTCACCGGTCGTGCGGTCGTGGAACCAGGCCACGTCCGGCTCCCGGTCGTGGAGGAAGGTCGCCACCCAGCGCTGGCCCGAGAGATCCGAGGACAGCGCCCCCAGAACGCCGTCGGACAGTGCGGACAGCGCCGCATGCACCTCGACGAAGCCGGGATCGATCACCACGATCCGGGGCCTGGGGCCCGTGAAGCGGGCCGCGAGGATCTCGCCGCTGCGGCGGTCGGTGTACAGCGTCGGCGGCAGCGCCCCGGGAGCCAGCACGCTGAGGATGTCGAGGCTCCAGCCCTCGACGGCGGCGAGCACGCGGATCTCCCCGGTCGCGCGGTCCACGCGCACCAGCTGCAGGTCGTCGCCCTCGAGGTAGCTGCCGAGCACGAGCCCGGTGCCGTCGGGCGTCGACTGCTGGATCTCGACCCCCATCGGGTGGTCCGCGCCCCCGACCCGCAGCAGAGCACGGTGCTCCCCGGAGACCGGATCGATCGCGGAGAACTGCGTGTCGCCCTCGTCGGTGACGCGGGCGAGGAACGCCGGGGTGCCCTCGCCGTCCAGGAGCAGGTCCTGCCCGCGGCCGGGCTGTTCATGGTGGAGGGCGGTCTCGCCGGAGGCCACATCGATCAGGAACGTGTCGAGCGCGGCGGGACGGCGGTTCATCGTGGCGAGCACCGTGGCGGAACGGGACCGCAGCGGCTCCGCGGCGAAGACTCGCGATCCCGGGGCCAGCGGGGTGAGGTCGACGGCCGGGGCGCTGGGGGAGCGCAGATCGACCCGGAACAGGTGCCAGTCCTCGTTCCCGTCGGTGTCCTGGAGGTACAGCAGCCAGCGCGGGTCCTCGCAGAAGAAGAACGTGGAGATGCCGCGCCGTTCGTCATGGGTCACGCAGCGGGCGTCCTCATGGCCCTCGTCGATCCCGCGCACCCAGATGTTGCGCCGTCCGTGCGCGGGGGCGAGATAGGCGAGCAGGGCGCCGTCCGGAGAGATCATCGGGCTCGAGAACTCCGGATCGGCGAAGAGCTCCTCGGCCTCGAGCGGGCGCGGTCGGTGCGGAATGCTGGTCATACGGGATTCTCCTCCGGGTGGCGGGCTCGGACGGACCATCAGAGACCGTGCCCTCAGGGC from Brachybacterium kimchii carries:
- a CDS encoding M48 family metallopeptidase translates to MTYPPSSPQGQPSAGDPASAGEPPFAGGSGSPGAPGYPGGPGSPGGPGSPGGPGTPGGPGLPGGPPSGGGFGPGGGASPGGPSAPNLVNGATTHGILGQRGIRHPWEIPLLIVGIVVTLSAYLLWTILVVMSIVNAIRGEGPTLLDLQTGPFGSLVIQLFAIVMLLPLILWISRALLYAQQRAAGIRMSPTQFPEGYRMVAEAAAHHGLRRVPDAYVVLGNGLINAFASGHGFRRFVVVYSDMFEVGGAVRDPEALRFVIGHEVGHLAAGHVSYFRLLFSNLLAQIPLLGAAYSRTQEYTADNFGYAFCPQGAPGVMAVLGAGKYLNADVNVNELADRAATEKGLWLHIANWQASHPINTWRAHALRDRTRPGHLWFRPGLFGAGAGAWYPPVLPAGSSFSDRYPTPDQALSLLERAEAQHASGRTDQFGRFPGVDYARQPSVREVQTASPVI
- a CDS encoding S9 family peptidase encodes the protein MTSIPHRPRPLEAEELFADPEFSSPMISPDGALLAYLAPAHGRRNIWVRGIDEGHEDARCVTHDERRGISTFFFCEDPRWLLYLQDTDGNEDWHLFRVDLRSPSAPAVDLTPLAPGSRVFAAEPLRSRSATVLATMNRRPAALDTFLIDVASGETALHHEQPGRGQDLLLDGEGTPAFLARVTDEGDTQFSAIDPVSGEHRALLRVGGADHPMGVEIQQSTPDGTGLVLGSYLEGDDLQLVRVDRATGEIRVLAAVEGWSLDILSVLAPGALPPTLYTDRRSGEILAARFTGPRPRIVVIDPGFVEVHAALSALSDGVLGALSSDLSGQRWVATFLHDREPDVAWFHDRTTGESRRLSPSSPHLDPQDLAPMEPVSLTARDGLPLDGFLTLPPGRPPRDLPLVLEVHGGPWVHDSWGFSPQSQFLASRGYAVLQVNFRGSSGYGRRHTLAAVGEFAGAMHDDLLDAVDWAVAQGIADPDRLGILGGSYGGYAALVGAAFTPERFSAAVDIVGIADLASFLRSLPPVSRPYLRSNWLTYVGDPEDAAQEAEMRARSPLTHVDRISTPLLIAHGANDARVQRTESDTIVASLRERGVAVRYLLADDEGHGFGNPENRIRLQHAIAEHFATHL